One part of the Methylobacterium mesophilicum SR1.6/6 genome encodes these proteins:
- a CDS encoding iron-containing alcohol dehydrogenase, protein MNPFTFQTTPNVLFEAGAAKKLPEIVGSFGAKRVLLVTDKGVRSAGLTQAAEAALKDAGVTLDVYEDVVADPPSTVIEAAAKRARELGTDLVLSIGGGSALDTAKLVAYLAKSDEPLDAIYGVGLAKGDRLPLILVPTTAGTGSEVTPISIVTTPTTEKKGVVAPKLLPDWAVLDPELTLGLPSHVTAATGIDAMVHAIEAFTSKNKKNPISDQLAKQALALLSANIRTACTDGTDLEARSGMLLGSMLAGMAFANAPVAAVHALAYPVGAIFHVPHGLSNALVLMGVMRFNLSHAEGLYAELAPILDPAAADLPRPEAAKRFVESLDAICRDCKVPASLAEVGVARQDLERMASDAMKQTRLLVNNPREVTYDDAFAIYAEALGEARPAA, encoded by the coding sequence ATGAACCCGTTCACCTTCCAGACCACGCCGAACGTGCTGTTCGAGGCCGGCGCCGCGAAGAAGCTGCCCGAGATCGTGGGCAGCTTCGGGGCCAAGCGCGTCCTGCTGGTCACCGACAAGGGCGTGCGCAGCGCCGGGCTGACCCAGGCCGCCGAGGCGGCATTGAAGGACGCCGGCGTCACCCTCGACGTCTACGAGGACGTGGTCGCCGACCCGCCCTCCACGGTGATCGAGGCGGCGGCCAAGCGCGCCCGGGAACTCGGGACCGACCTCGTCCTGTCGATCGGCGGCGGCTCGGCGCTCGATACCGCCAAGCTCGTGGCCTATCTCGCGAAGTCCGACGAGCCGCTGGACGCGATCTACGGCGTCGGCCTCGCCAAGGGCGACCGCCTGCCGCTGATCCTCGTGCCGACCACGGCCGGCACCGGCTCGGAGGTGACGCCGATCTCGATCGTCACGACGCCGACCACCGAGAAGAAGGGCGTCGTCGCGCCGAAGCTGCTGCCCGACTGGGCGGTGCTCGACCCGGAGCTGACGCTCGGCCTGCCGTCGCACGTCACGGCGGCGACCGGCATCGACGCCATGGTCCACGCCATCGAGGCCTTCACCAGCAAGAACAAGAAGAACCCGATCTCCGACCAGCTCGCCAAGCAGGCGCTGGCGCTGCTCTCGGCCAACATCCGCACCGCCTGCACGGACGGCACGGACCTCGAGGCGCGCTCCGGCATGCTTCTGGGCTCGATGCTGGCCGGCATGGCCTTCGCCAACGCCCCCGTGGCGGCGGTGCACGCCCTGGCTTACCCGGTGGGCGCGATCTTCCACGTGCCGCACGGGCTCTCGAACGCCCTGGTGCTGATGGGGGTGATGCGCTTCAACCTCTCACACGCGGAGGGGCTGTACGCGGAGCTCGCGCCGATCCTCGACCCCGCCGCCGCGGACCTGCCCCGGCCTGAGGCCGCCAAGCGCTTCGTGGAGAGCCTCGACGCGATCTGCCGCGACTGCAAGGTGCCGGCCTCGCTGGCCGAGGTCGGCGTCGCGCGGCAGGACCTGGAGCGCATGGCCTCCGATGCGATGAAGCAGACGCGGCTCCTCGTGAACAATCCGCGCGAGGTCACCTACGACGACGCCTTCGCGATCTACGCCGAGGCCTTGGGAGAGGCGCGGCCGGCGGCGTGA
- a CDS encoding poly(R)-hydroxyalkanoic acid synthase subunit PhaE, producing the protein MDQFDAFRAMSEFWTRAGAGFFTPGAGQATPGFAWPTFPGGDLADLATAQAKLTEAWTAATALSQTLTRSLQGGPDAPDPTAGAVLARIFDPQAWLGGSAEFDAALTRMAEGPQLADLWQTERRYAALFTAWASLRRAQSEHQAVMLEAWTRAAGTFAKEANARAERGESFASARDMMTRWIETANAVLLEVQRSEKFLASQRAVLRASADLRLAQQDVAAFLSEFYGQPTRAELDDVHKSLTELRREVRALRRERRAVRAKADGARAAEDAHG; encoded by the coding sequence ATGGACCAGTTCGACGCGTTCCGGGCGATGAGCGAGTTCTGGACCCGGGCCGGCGCGGGGTTCTTCACCCCGGGCGCCGGGCAGGCCACGCCCGGCTTCGCCTGGCCGACCTTCCCGGGGGGCGACCTCGCGGATCTCGCAACGGCGCAGGCCAAGCTGACCGAAGCCTGGACCGCCGCCACCGCCCTCTCGCAGACCCTGACGCGGTCCCTCCAGGGCGGTCCGGACGCGCCGGACCCGACCGCCGGGGCGGTGCTCGCGCGCATCTTCGATCCGCAGGCCTGGCTCGGCGGCTCGGCCGAGTTCGACGCCGCGCTGACCCGCATGGCCGAGGGCCCGCAGCTCGCCGACCTGTGGCAGACCGAGCGGCGCTACGCGGCCCTGTTCACCGCCTGGGCGAGCCTCCGGCGCGCCCAGAGCGAGCACCAGGCCGTGATGCTGGAGGCCTGGACCCGGGCGGCCGGGACCTTCGCCAAGGAGGCCAATGCCCGCGCGGAGCGCGGCGAGAGCTTCGCCTCGGCCCGGGACATGATGACCCGCTGGATCGAGACCGCCAACGCGGTCCTGCTGGAGGTGCAGCGCTCGGAGAAGTTCTTGGCCTCGCAGCGGGCGGTGCTGCGGGCCTCCGCCGATCTGCGCCTCGCCCAGCAGGATGTCGCGGCCTTCCTGTCCGAGTTCTACGGCCAGCCGACCCGGGCCGAGCTCGACGACGTGCACAAGAGCCTGACCGAGCTGCGCCGCGAGGTGCGGGCGCTCCGCCGCGAGCGCCGCGCGGTCCGGGCGAAGGCGGACGGCGCGCGCGCCGCGGAGGACGCCCATGGCTGA
- the phaC gene encoding class III poly(R)-hydroxyalkanoic acid synthase subunit PhaC — protein MADQQNPKAPAAPLSLSPAEMLAEVGTLGQRISAGAKLFAEVRDADVEIATTPKDLVWSQDKVRLYRYRPLAESKGLPPVLIVYGLIGRYTMADLQEDRSLVRNLLNLGLDLYVVDWGNPGRADRYVTIDDYVDGYLAECVAFIQEAAGRETISLLGICEGGVFTTCYAALYPETVNAMVLTITPIDFHADTRENRAGHGFINVWTRSLTPEDVDRLIEAQGTLPGAFMGSVFSMMTPMRTMTKYNLDLLDALDDKKKFLNFLRMEKWIADRPDHPGEAAKQWLKDLYQDNKLVESAFELGGRRVDLKKITCPVLNVFAQDDHIIPPATSQALKDRIGTTDYTELGLPGGHVGVFVGGKAQKLLGSGIADWLGQRG, from the coding sequence ATGGCTGACCAGCAGAATCCCAAGGCGCCGGCCGCCCCGCTCAGCCTGTCCCCGGCCGAGATGCTGGCCGAGGTCGGCACCCTCGGCCAGCGCATCAGCGCCGGCGCCAAGCTGTTCGCGGAGGTTCGCGACGCCGACGTCGAGATCGCCACGACGCCGAAGGACCTGGTCTGGAGCCAGGACAAGGTCCGGCTCTACCGCTACCGGCCGCTCGCCGAGAGCAAGGGGCTGCCGCCGGTCCTGATCGTCTACGGCCTGATCGGCCGCTACACGATGGCCGACCTGCAGGAGGACCGCTCGCTGGTCCGCAATCTCCTGAACCTCGGCCTCGACCTCTACGTGGTCGACTGGGGCAATCCCGGCCGGGCCGACCGCTACGTCACCATCGACGATTACGTGGACGGCTACCTCGCCGAGTGCGTCGCCTTCATCCAGGAGGCGGCCGGGCGGGAGACGATCAGCCTGCTCGGCATCTGCGAGGGCGGCGTCTTCACCACCTGCTACGCGGCGCTCTACCCCGAGACCGTCAACGCGATGGTGCTGACCATCACGCCGATCGACTTCCATGCCGACACCCGGGAGAACCGGGCCGGCCACGGCTTCATCAACGTCTGGACGCGCTCGCTCACGCCTGAGGATGTCGACCGGCTGATCGAGGCGCAGGGCACCTTGCCCGGCGCCTTCATGGGCTCGGTGTTCTCGATGATGACGCCGATGCGGACCATGACGAAGTACAATCTCGACCTCCTCGACGCCCTCGACGACAAGAAGAAGTTCCTGAACTTCCTCCGCATGGAGAAGTGGATCGCCGACCGTCCGGACCATCCCGGCGAGGCGGCCAAGCAGTGGCTCAAGGACCTCTACCAGGACAACAAGCTGGTCGAGAGCGCCTTCGAGCTGGGCGGCCGGAGGGTGGATCTGAAGAAGATCACCTGCCCGGTGCTGAACGTCTTCGCGCAGGACGACCACATCATCCCGCCCGCCACCTCGCAGGCGCTGAAGGACAGGATCGGCACCACCGACTACACCGAGCTGGGATTGCCCGGCGGCCATGTCGGCGTGTTCGTCGGCGGCAAGGCGCAGAAGCTGCTGGGCTCCGGCATCGCCGACTGGCTCGGCCAGCGGGGGTAG
- a CDS encoding acyl CoA:acetate/3-ketoacid CoA transferase yields the protein MGSLKNKIVSADEAVAILQDGDMVAVSGFVGIGTPDELILALARRFESGAGPHGLGLMFAAAPGDGKERGLNRLAIPGLVKRVVGGHWALVPKLGAMAVEGRIEAYNLPLGVVSHLYREIAAHTPGHITKVGLRTFVDPRLEGGKLNAETRDDLVSVVEIGGESWLHYKAFPVNVALIRGTTADPAGNITMEREALTLDNLAAAMAARNSGGFVIAQVERLAEAGSLNPREVQVPGVLVDCVVLSQPENHRQTYGTPYNHAFTGRQRVPLDRIAPMALDARKVIARRCAFELPPGGVVNLGIGMPEGVAAVAAEERVLKYLTLTAEPGVIGGLPQGGLDFGAALNPAAVLHQNQQFDFYDGGGLDLACLGLAQCDAEGNVNVSRFGKRLAGAGGFINISQNAKSLVFAGTFTADGLKVAVEDGGMRILAEGRSRKFIAAVEQVTFSGAYAAERGQPVLYVTERCVFRRTRAGMELTEVAPGIDIERDILGHMGFTPIVQDPKPMDPRLFRDAVMALEPWLLGLSLSERISYDPERNILFSNLEGFQVRTIDDVELVRREFERSCQEIGRKVHLIANYDGFEIDPTVSDAYFSAIAYLENRYYETASRYTTSAFLRLKLGASLASRDLAPHVFETKAEAQARNTAQGAALKPRTALSVSDAPQPPKEPLDA from the coding sequence ATGGGCAGCCTGAAGAACAAGATCGTCAGCGCCGACGAGGCGGTCGCCATCCTTCAGGACGGCGACATGGTGGCGGTGTCGGGCTTCGTCGGGATCGGCACGCCCGACGAGCTGATCCTGGCACTCGCGCGCCGCTTCGAATCCGGCGCCGGCCCGCACGGGCTCGGCCTGATGTTCGCCGCCGCCCCCGGCGACGGCAAGGAGCGCGGACTCAACCGCCTCGCGATCCCCGGCCTCGTCAAGCGCGTCGTCGGCGGCCACTGGGCGCTCGTGCCGAAGCTCGGCGCGATGGCGGTGGAGGGCCGGATCGAGGCCTACAACCTGCCGCTCGGCGTGGTCTCGCACCTCTACCGCGAGATCGCCGCCCACACGCCAGGCCACATCACCAAGGTGGGCCTGCGCACCTTCGTCGACCCGCGGCTGGAGGGCGGCAAGCTCAACGCCGAGACGCGGGACGACTTGGTCAGCGTGGTCGAGATCGGCGGCGAGTCGTGGCTCCACTACAAGGCCTTCCCGGTCAACGTCGCGCTGATCCGCGGCACCACGGCCGACCCCGCCGGCAACATCACCATGGAGCGCGAGGCGCTGACGCTGGACAACCTCGCCGCCGCCATGGCGGCCAGAAATTCCGGCGGCTTCGTCATCGCGCAGGTTGAGCGGCTGGCCGAGGCCGGCTCCCTCAACCCGCGCGAGGTGCAGGTGCCCGGCGTGCTGGTGGATTGCGTGGTCCTGAGCCAGCCCGAGAACCACCGCCAGACCTACGGCACGCCCTACAATCACGCCTTCACGGGCCGCCAGCGGGTGCCGCTCGACCGGATCGCCCCGATGGCGCTCGACGCCCGCAAGGTCATCGCCCGGCGCTGCGCCTTCGAGTTGCCCCCCGGCGGCGTGGTCAATCTCGGCATCGGCATGCCCGAGGGCGTCGCGGCGGTGGCCGCCGAGGAGCGGGTGCTGAAGTATCTGACGCTCACCGCCGAGCCCGGCGTGATCGGCGGCCTGCCGCAGGGCGGGCTCGATTTCGGCGCCGCCCTGAACCCCGCCGCTGTGCTGCACCAGAACCAGCAGTTCGACTTCTACGACGGCGGAGGCCTGGACCTGGCCTGCCTGGGCCTCGCCCAGTGCGACGCGGAGGGCAACGTCAACGTCAGCCGCTTCGGCAAGCGGCTCGCGGGCGCGGGCGGCTTCATCAACATCTCGCAGAACGCGAAGAGCCTCGTCTTCGCCGGGACCTTCACGGCCGACGGGCTGAAGGTCGCCGTGGAGGACGGCGGCATGCGGATCCTCGCCGAGGGCCGCTCCCGGAAGTTCATCGCCGCGGTCGAGCAGGTGACCTTCTCGGGGGCCTACGCGGCCGAGCGTGGCCAACCGGTGCTCTACGTGACGGAGCGCTGCGTGTTCCGGCGGACGCGGGCCGGCATGGAGCTCACCGAGGTCGCTCCCGGCATCGACATCGAGCGCGACATCCTCGGCCACATGGGCTTCACCCCCATCGTGCAGGATCCGAAGCCGATGGATCCGCGCCTGTTCCGCGACGCCGTGATGGCCCTGGAGCCGTGGCTCCTCGGCCTCTCGCTGTCCGAGCGGATCAGCTACGACCCGGAGCGCAACATCCTGTTCTCGAACCTCGAGGGCTTCCAGGTGCGCACCATCGACGACGTCGAGCTGGTGCGCCGGGAATTCGAACGGAGCTGCCAGGAGATCGGCCGCAAGGTCCACCTGATCGCCAATTACGACGGGTTCGAGATCGACCCGACGGTGAGCGACGCGTACTTCTCGGCGATCGCCTACCTCGAAAACCGCTATTACGAGACCGCATCCCGGTATACCACGAGCGCGTTCTTGCGATTGAAACTCGGCGCCTCGTTGGCGAGCCGCGATCTGGCTCCCCATGTATTCGAGACAAAAGCCGAGGCACAGGCGAGGAATACGGCCCAGGGCGCTGCCCTCAAGCCGCGGACGGCCCTGTCGGTTTCCGACGCGCCGCAGCCGCCGAAGGAACCGTTGGATGCCTGA
- a CDS encoding NAD-dependent succinate-semialdehyde dehydrogenase, which yields MPETEIPVLKDAALLVDSCLIGGAWSKAGSGSIDVTNPATGALIAKVPNAGAEETRQAIKAAHAAYPAWRAKTANERAVLLRKLAALVTEHQEDLAQILTAEQGKSLTEARGEVGMSAAYVLWFAEEARRVYGDVVPSPWGDRKILVTKEPVGVVAAITPWNFPSSMIARKIAPALAAGCPIVIKPASQTPLSGLAWGVLCERAGFPAGTVSILTGSARAIGGEMTSNPLVKKITFTGSTEVGKVLLEQASHTVKKVSMELGGNAPFIVFDDADLEKAVAGAMLAKYRNSGQTCICTNRFLVQDGIYDAFAEKMAEAANRLKVGNGTEDGVAQGPLIDMAAVEKTEAHIRDAVEKGGRVVAGGHRHALGGQFFEPTVITGATPAMAVAREETFGPLAPLFRFRDEAEAIRMANDTEYGLACYFYTRDLGRTFRVAEALEYGMVGINEGIITTEVAPFGGVKESGLGREGSYQGIEDYLNTKYLCVGGLGA from the coding sequence ATGCCTGAGACCGAAATTCCCGTCCTGAAGGACGCTGCCCTCCTGGTCGATTCCTGCCTGATCGGCGGCGCATGGTCGAAGGCCGGCTCCGGCAGCATCGACGTCACCAACCCGGCGACCGGCGCGCTGATCGCCAAGGTACCGAATGCCGGCGCTGAGGAGACCCGCCAGGCGATCAAGGCCGCCCACGCGGCCTACCCGGCCTGGCGCGCCAAGACCGCCAACGAGCGCGCCGTCCTGCTGCGCAAGCTCGCCGCGCTCGTCACCGAGCATCAGGAGGATCTCGCGCAGATCCTGACCGCCGAGCAGGGCAAGTCGCTGACGGAAGCCCGCGGCGAGGTCGGGATGTCGGCGGCCTACGTGCTGTGGTTCGCCGAGGAGGCGCGGCGGGTCTACGGCGACGTGGTCCCCTCCCCCTGGGGCGACCGCAAGATCCTCGTCACCAAGGAGCCGGTCGGCGTGGTGGCGGCGATCACGCCGTGGAACTTCCCGTCCTCGATGATTGCCCGCAAGATCGCCCCGGCTTTGGCCGCCGGCTGCCCGATCGTGATCAAGCCCGCCTCGCAGACGCCGCTCTCGGGCCTCGCCTGGGGCGTGCTGTGCGAGCGCGCTGGCTTCCCGGCGGGCACGGTCTCGATCCTCACCGGTTCGGCCCGGGCGATCGGCGGCGAGATGACGAGCAACCCGCTGGTCAAGAAGATCACCTTCACCGGCTCGACCGAGGTCGGCAAGGTGCTGCTGGAGCAGGCCTCCCACACGGTGAAGAAGGTCTCGATGGAGCTGGGCGGCAACGCGCCCTTCATCGTGTTCGACGACGCCGATCTCGAGAAGGCGGTGGCCGGCGCGATGCTCGCCAAGTACCGCAACTCCGGCCAGACCTGCATCTGCACCAACCGCTTCCTGGTGCAGGACGGGATCTACGACGCCTTCGCGGAGAAGATGGCGGAAGCCGCCAACCGCCTCAAGGTCGGCAACGGCACCGAGGACGGCGTCGCCCAGGGGCCGCTGATCGACATGGCGGCCGTCGAGAAGACCGAGGCCCATATCCGCGACGCCGTCGAGAAGGGCGGCCGGGTGGTCGCGGGCGGCCACCGGCACGCGCTGGGCGGCCAGTTCTTCGAGCCGACGGTGATCACCGGCGCCACCCCCGCCATGGCGGTGGCCCGGGAGGAGACGTTCGGGCCGCTGGCGCCGCTGTTCCGCTTCCGCGACGAGGCGGAGGCGATCCGCATGGCCAACGACACCGAGTACGGCCTCGCCTGCTACTTCTACACCCGCGACCTCGGCCGCACCTTCCGGGTGGCGGAGGCGCTGGAATACGGCATGGTCGGGATCAACGAGGGGATCATCACCACCGAGGTGGCGCCCTTCGGCGGCGTGAAGGAATCCGGCCTCGGCCGCGAGGGCTCGTACCAGGGCATCGAGGATTACCTGAACACGAAGTACCTGTGCGTGGGCGGGCTGGGGGCGTAG
- a CDS encoding efflux RND transporter periplasmic adaptor subunit — MTALFATLGRLLVTLGMVAAGLIVGLGLWDYYMDAPWTRDGRVRADVVAVAPDVSGLVTEVLVEDNQVVRRGDVLFRIDPDRFRLGLRQAEAMVEGRKATAEQTAADFARYSKLSDAAVSQQKVEAAKAADLSAQAAYEQAVADRDLAKLNLERSAVRASVNGRITNMELRPGAYVTTGRGVMALIDRDTVRIEGYFEETKLPRIRVGAPVTVQLMGEDGVLAGHVASIAGGIGETGRSDATNLLANVNPTFSWVRLAQRIPVRITLDGGTADPRLVSGRTATVSIAPAAGGAGPHWPWTAWREALAR; from the coding sequence ATGACCGCCCTGTTCGCCACCCTCGGCCGCCTCCTGGTCACCCTCGGCATGGTCGCCGCGGGACTGATCGTCGGCCTCGGCCTGTGGGACTACTACATGGATGCCCCCTGGACCCGGGACGGGCGCGTGCGCGCCGACGTGGTGGCGGTGGCCCCCGACGTCTCCGGCCTCGTGACCGAGGTGCTGGTGGAGGACAACCAGGTGGTCCGGAGGGGCGACGTCCTGTTCCGGATCGATCCGGACCGGTTCCGCCTGGGTCTGCGGCAGGCGGAGGCGATGGTGGAGGGTCGCAAGGCCACCGCGGAGCAGACCGCGGCCGACTTCGCCCGCTACAGCAAGCTCTCCGACGCGGCGGTGTCGCAGCAGAAGGTCGAGGCCGCCAAGGCCGCCGACCTGTCCGCGCAGGCGGCCTACGAGCAGGCCGTGGCCGACCGCGACCTCGCCAAGCTCAACCTGGAGCGCTCGGCGGTGCGGGCCTCGGTCAACGGCCGGATCACCAACATGGAGCTGCGGCCCGGCGCCTACGTCACCACCGGCCGCGGGGTCATGGCGCTGATCGACCGCGACACCGTCCGGATCGAGGGCTACTTCGAGGAAACCAAGCTGCCGCGGATCCGCGTCGGCGCGCCCGTGACCGTCCAGCTCATGGGCGAGGACGGCGTGCTCGCCGGCCACGTCGCCAGCATCGCCGGCGGCATCGGCGAGACCGGCCGCAGCGACGCCACCAACCTGCTGGCCAACGTAAACCCGACCTTCTCGTGGGTGCGCCTCGCGCAGCGCATCCCGGTGCGGATCACCCTCGACGGCGGCACGGCGGATCCGCGGCTGGTGAGCGGCCGGACCGCGACGGTCTCGATCGCGCCGGCGGCGGGCGGAGCGGGGCCGCACTGGCCCTGGACGGCGTGGCGCGAGGCGCTCGCCCGCTGA
- a CDS encoding DUF1656 domain-containing protein has product MMGEIDLYGVFVPGLALWMALAFALSLPLRRLLAATGFYRLVWHRPLFDLALYVVLLGGVVTLAHRTLQ; this is encoded by the coding sequence ATGATGGGCGAGATCGACCTCTACGGCGTGTTCGTGCCGGGCCTCGCCCTGTGGATGGCCCTGGCCTTCGCCCTCAGCCTGCCGCTGCGCCGTCTGCTCGCGGCGACCGGCTTCTACCGCCTCGTCTGGCACCGGCCGCTCTTCGACCTCGCCCTCTACGTCGTCCTGCTCGGCGGCGTCGTGACCCTCGCCCATCGGACCCTGCAATGA
- a CDS encoding FUSC family protein codes for MTLPGWRDWAFALKTYAAAMLALFLALWIDLPRPYWALGTVYITSQVLSGATRSKALYRVGGTVLGAAMSVVLLPNLVNAPVLLSLAVALWVALCLYVSLLDRTPASYLPMLAGYTAALIGFPAVDDPGAIFDTAVARAEEISLGILCASLAATLILPQSAAPLIVERLNHWSAEARAWMQSALAAARAPEVAGPSQGRRLRLASDALGLDALGLALRNEATGAERAAEAFAPLRQHMLMVLPIIAAVADRVAALERAGALPARVRAVLSDLAVWLADEGDDPDRASELRRRVDGFDPVLDRAPDWTTLLLASLAARLRDVIDLRQDLRALRGHLAAGTAPRAPLAFAYTARVRSIRHRDHGLAAFSAFGVFVGLLACCAIWIATGWPDGSAAPMMGAVACCLFAAQDDPAPQILGFTNSAIVGALGAGVYLFAVLPLASSFEMLALALAPALILCGLMMTQPRTAPMGMGAALNGATLLALQNGYSGEFAPFANGVIASVVGMWVAALVTRLIRSVGAGWSTRRLVRINRRSLAAAADGRGAGHGLELAALMLDRVGLIAPRLATLPADMSATVGDLLADVRAGINLVEVRRVRRRLTGAPRIAVDRVLALAARQLRGRPDSALLAALDDGLDAVAGAAASPERRSALIGLTGLRRGLFPDAPAYRAAPAADGREMAA; via the coding sequence GTGACTCTTCCCGGATGGCGCGATTGGGCCTTCGCGCTGAAGACCTACGCGGCGGCGATGCTCGCCCTGTTCCTCGCGCTCTGGATCGACCTGCCGCGACCCTACTGGGCGCTGGGCACGGTCTACATCACCAGCCAGGTCCTCTCCGGCGCCACCCGGTCGAAGGCCCTCTACCGGGTGGGCGGCACCGTTCTGGGCGCCGCCATGAGCGTCGTGCTGCTGCCGAACCTCGTGAACGCGCCGGTCCTGCTGAGCCTCGCGGTCGCGCTCTGGGTCGCGCTCTGCCTCTACGTCTCGCTGCTCGACCGCACCCCCGCGAGCTACCTGCCGATGCTCGCCGGGTACACGGCGGCCCTGATCGGCTTCCCGGCCGTGGACGACCCCGGGGCGATCTTCGACACCGCCGTCGCGCGGGCCGAGGAGATCTCGCTGGGCATCCTCTGCGCCAGCCTCGCCGCCACGCTGATCCTGCCGCAATCGGCGGCGCCGCTCATCGTCGAGCGGCTGAATCACTGGTCGGCGGAAGCGCGAGCCTGGATGCAGAGCGCCCTCGCGGCCGCCCGCGCGCCGGAGGTCGCCGGGCCGAGCCAGGGACGGCGCCTGCGCCTCGCCTCGGACGCGCTCGGCCTCGACGCCCTCGGCCTCGCCCTGCGCAACGAGGCGACGGGTGCCGAGCGCGCCGCCGAGGCCTTCGCGCCGCTCCGGCAGCACATGCTGATGGTCCTGCCGATCATCGCCGCCGTGGCGGACCGCGTCGCCGCCCTGGAGCGGGCCGGCGCGCTGCCGGCACGGGTCCGCGCCGTCCTGTCCGACCTCGCCGTCTGGCTCGCCGACGAGGGCGATGATCCGGATCGCGCCTCGGAGCTGCGCCGCCGGGTCGACGGGTTCGACCCCGTCCTCGACCGGGCTCCGGACTGGACCACGCTCCTGCTCGCGAGCCTCGCGGCGCGCCTGCGCGACGTCATTGACCTGCGGCAGGACCTGCGGGCGCTCCGCGGCCACCTCGCCGCCGGCACCGCCCCCCGGGCGCCGCTCGCCTTCGCCTACACGGCCCGGGTCCGGTCGATCCGCCACCGGGACCACGGTCTGGCGGCGTTCTCGGCCTTCGGGGTGTTCGTGGGCCTGCTCGCCTGCTGCGCGATCTGGATCGCCACCGGCTGGCCGGACGGCTCCGCGGCGCCGATGATGGGCGCGGTCGCCTGCTGCCTGTTCGCCGCGCAGGACGATCCCGCGCCGCAGATCCTGGGCTTCACCAACTCGGCGATCGTCGGCGCCCTCGGCGCGGGCGTCTACCTGTTCGCCGTGCTGCCGCTCGCCAGCTCCTTCGAGATGCTGGCGCTCGCCCTCGCGCCGGCCCTGATCCTGTGCGGCCTGATGATGACGCAGCCGCGCACCGCCCCGATGGGCATGGGCGCGGCGCTGAACGGCGCGACCCTGCTGGCCCTCCAGAACGGCTACAGCGGCGAGTTCGCGCCCTTCGCCAACGGGGTGATCGCCTCGGTGGTGGGCATGTGGGTCGCCGCCTTGGTGACGCGGCTGATCCGCTCGGTCGGCGCCGGATGGAGCACCCGGCGGCTCGTGCGGATCAACCGCCGCAGCCTCGCGGCCGCCGCGGACGGGCGCGGCGCCGGCCACGGGCTCGAACTCGCGGCCCTGATGCTCGACCGCGTCGGCCTGATCGCGCCGCGGCTGGCCACGCTGCCCGCCGACATGTCGGCCACCGTGGGCGACCTGCTGGCCGACGTCCGGGCGGGCATCAACCTCGTGGAGGTGCGCCGGGTGCGGCGGCGGCTGACGGGGGCGCCCCGGATTGCCGTCGACCGGGTCCTCGCGCTGGCGGCGCGCCAGCTGCGCGGCCGGCCGGACTCCGCGCTCCTGGCGGCCCTGGACGACGGGCTCGACGCCGTGGCGGGCGCAGCGGCGTCGCCGGAGCGGCGGTCCGCCCTGATCGGCCTCACCGGCCTGCGCCGCGGGCTCTTTCCCGACGCGCCGGCCTACCGGGCGGCGCCCGCAGCGGACGGCCGGGAGATGGCGGCATGA